The Pichia kudriavzevii chromosome 3, complete sequence nucleotide sequence TTCGAGCTCTTCCAATACATTCAGGCGTACTGCGAAATCtatattattttcagaGTTTGCATCAACTAAGATGGACTCTCCATGCTCTTCCGACAGTGAGAATGATGGAATAGATGACGCTGCTGACAGACGAGATGACGGTTCAGAAGGTTATGTTAATAGCGATGACgaaaatgacaatgatATGCCTGTATTACGGAGATCTATCTCATACACAGACTCAGATAGAAGGCAAGTTCTGTCTTTTATACTTAGTTCACCGCCATCTAAAAATAGTGCTACACCTGTTGGTGATTATGTTTCACAGACGAAAAGTTCTAGATATTCGGATTATAAAGCAAGTGGCACTAAAACTGATGTCAAAGATCGAAAGGGGGCCCATACCAGAAGCCGCTCTAAAACCATGGATAACTCTGAGAATCCTTTTAACGAGTCCGAAAATTCATCTACTAGTATTTTGGGCTCTATTGCTAACTTTGTGAAGATAAACCGTTCCCCTTCAATCTCTTCCATGAAGCCAATAGTCAAAGCAGTTTCAATGGACGTAGAATTGCCTTCATTATCTAAAGATGACGAGCCTGAGAAGTACCTGCAAAAAATTATAGAAGCATACCCACTACCATTAATTTGTGAAATACTTTCAAAGGAGAATAAAGATATATTAAAATCTACAATGCAAGAGTAtctgaaaaagttttatgATTTCAGCAACGAACCACTGGATTTCTCATTACGTAAATTTCTGATGTTAAATAACTTACCACCGGAAACTCAACAAATCGATCGTGTGATTTATCAGTTTGCTAAACACTACCATTCATGTAATCCCCACCTTGGAATTGACAACGAAATACTTTATATTTTGACCTATTCATTGATTATGGTTCATACAGACAAGTTCAATCCCAACAACAAACGGAAAATGACAAGATTTGAATTCATTCACAATGTTCTTGATGCTATCGAAAGTAATAACGATTCAATCCATGCTGGATCCTTGCAAGGCTTTTTAGGTAAAGAATTGATCGGCTATCTCTATGATAATATTACTTATACACCTCTCATTAAGATATCACCTGAGCAATCTGTTCATGCAATTGAAGCGTTGAAATCCAATTCACCCTACCCATACCCAAAGAGTACCTTTTTAGGAGGTTCTAACCCGCATAAGGAATCAGAATACAgaaaactttcaatttcgTCCTCTTTAAGtgctgcttcttcaactccaTTATCAAATCGAACCAATTCTCAACAATCACTTCAAATACCTACGCAttcaagaaggaaaagTACAGCTTTTTTATGGAGCGGTGGCTCAAATGTGATTGATCCCTACGATTACATTGTTAAAAATTCACCTGAAGCATTGTCTAGTTTGAGATTGCTGAATGATAATTCCTCTGATATTAACATCGGTTGTAAGATACCATTTTTGCCTGCTCGGGATACCTATGACCataaagatgatgaaatacCTTCTGCTGAAATGATAAGGAAGCaacttgatgattttggtGAGGCGCTGATAAATGAAGTGGATACAGTTCTACTAGAAAATATCTGGAGAACAGCAACAGAAGATGAGATTGGATTCATTTTAAAACTACCGAAAGGACATGGTTCATATTTGCTCTCGACCTCTGCAGAACCAGTTTCACTAAATGATAACGACGGTGATGAGTTCTATCTAGCTCGTGTTATCAAGGTAGGAATGATCGACAAACAAGAGACGGGATCCACAGCAATAACCAGTTTCTCTCCGTCTATACCTGTCCCCAAACCTGACTCCACTGACATGTCCACAATCGATATGGCAAAATCAGCAAAATCATCTTCTAGAAAGTCAACAGGAAAAATATGGAAACCATATTTTTGTATTCTCACTACTGTTGGgatgtttttgtttgagAACATTGCTACTTTCAGGATGAAGTATTGTGGGTGCAATAAATATGGGAACAATGTTGTAATTATTGAAGAGGCTACTCCAAAGGTTAttggtttcaaagaatttggTATTAGTCAGGATAACGAGCACTCAAGCGATAGCGCCGGATTTATGTCTTTTCCCTATTTCAAATCTGACAAAAGTGAAAAGAGTGAAAAAGATAGGGATCCagatatatttgaagattctCAGCCGAAATTCACCATAAATCCAGACTGCTTTgcaacaagaaaaattcaaaatattgctTATGATAAGACTGTGAACAGGTCTCTTTCGTTTAGTTCAGGTTCTGACTCTTTGAAATCGCAGGCTATTCTGCCACCAATGAGTGATTCAGGCAATTCTGAGTTACAAAACGAGGAGCCTAATTCTTCTTTCAATACCCGTATGAAGAATCACGGAACCAAATTTCCGTCTCCAAAGGATGCAAAGTatacattttttatttacagCAAAGATTTTAAAAACATATACATGGTTACGTCGTTATctgaattgaaaagttggaTTCATAGTATCAATGCTATGGCAACCTTGCATTTGATGGAATATGACTACAGACCTCTAGATTATAGCAttatcttgaaaaataacTCAGACATGACAGGAAAAAAGTGTGAAAAGTACTACGAAATCGTACCACCTAATAAAGGTTGTATCTGcgtaaaaaaaaagagtaaaGATATAAGCCACaataaagataaagaaactGTCTTAACCCCCTTTTACACAGAATCGTCAAATCAACTATATGaaatatcaagaaaaagaaataatacTGTACATGCTGGATCATTATCACCTACAGAATCACACACGGAAATAGAATACTCTGATGGTGGTATATCCAATatagaaagagaagagagTCTGGCTAGTATCGAATCGTCGAAAGCCATCTCGGAATATGAAAGCGCAATAGGAAACACCATAAAACCATGCATgaatgatttcaaaattcaGGAAGGTGAAGGCATCAGAACCAGCACGGACACCaacaattttgg carries:
- a CDS encoding uncharacterized protein (PKUD0C07000; similar to Saccharomyces cerevisiae YPR095C (SYT1); ancestral locus Anc_3.407), translating into MTLSSIANIKDHHLKEKSRLEASDGSTSHVEIPITASSPTKPALIEDNYSVERSKDSDTELNHIINQCMNEPNVSMAKNDGATSNSSKFNKRYSKVTLRFKHSTKWIPTMKNKHSSQSLKELSSSSQSNFSNQAKQLNIPKPSKKISLNRNSLIPKRFSMNKSKSLNIQTQKPSAISTRSSKSSLNTLNFSLSSEQNFHNSNLPPSPAKSTNAAFLMKSTSPMPTSTSVKHSIPERADSNFSSSSNTFRRTAKSILFSEFASTKMDSPCSSDSENDGIDDAADRRDDGSEGYVNSDDENDNDMPVLRRSISYTDSDRRQVLSFILSSPPSKNSATPVGDYVSQTKSSRYSDYKASGTKTDVKDRKGAHTRSRSKTMDNSENPFNESENSSTSILGSIANFVKINRSPSISSMKPIVKAVSMDVELPSLSKDDEPEKYLQKIIEAYPLPLICEILSKENKDILKSTMQEYLKKFYDFSNEPLDFSLRKFLMLNNLPPETQQIDRVIYQFAKHYHSCNPHLGIDNEILYILTYSLIMVHTDKFNPNNKRKMTRFEFIHNVLDAIESNNDSIHAGSLQGFLGKELIGYLYDNITYTPLIKISPEQSVHAIEALKSNSPYPYPKSTFLGGSNPHKESEYRKLSISSSLSAASSTPLSNRTNSQQSLQIPTHSRRKSTAFLWSGGSNVIDPYDYIVKNSPEALSSLRLLNDNSSDINIGCKIPFLPARDTYDHKDDEIPSAEMIRKQLDDFGEALINEVDTVLLENIWRTATEDEIGFILKLPKGHGSYLLSTSAEPVSLNDNDGDEFYLARVIKVGMIDKQETGSTAITSFSPSIPVPKPDSTDMSTIDMAKSAKSSSRKSTGKIWKPYFCILTTVGMFLFENIATFRMKYCGCNKYGNNVVIIEEATPKVIGFKEFGISQDNEHSSDSAGFMSFPYFKSDKSEKSEKDRDPDIFEDSQPKFTINPDCFATRKIQNIAYDKTVNRSLSFSSGSDSLKSQAILPPMSDSGNSELQNEEPNSSFNTRMKNHGTKFPSPKDAKYTFFIYSKDFKNIYMVTSLSELKSWIHSINAMATLHLMEYDYRPLDYSIILKNNSDMTGKKCEKYYEIVPPNKGCICVKKKSKDISHNKDKETVLTPFYTESSNQLYEISRKRNNTVHAGSLSPTESHTEIEYSDGGISNIEREESLASIESSKAISEYESAIGNTIKPCMNDFKIQEGEGIRTSTDTNNFGNAQKLGSSSQSSVLSDSKESFAELLQNLYSVQNLKIVMPLQKSTRDELLSTLKILGVKLEWLWFDRCKAKALNMLTERIKQISNKSVGHY